A single Osmerus mordax isolate fOsmMor3 chromosome 7, fOsmMor3.pri, whole genome shotgun sequence DNA region contains:
- the ogfr gene encoding opioid growth factor receptor encodes MEDDFVCDYDSTWESDGDDPGENQTRRSNQEKTKSWLWLNTSSRNMRAAKDMQNYRRGYPNLKDEECPEDRMINLKFYLNEYRSSPDDISIDSFLKEWKTDYKRLERVHSYIQWLFPLREPGVNNMASELTLNEIQAFKKNTDATRRLVESYELMLGFYGIRLVNQDTGEVERAENWKERFHNLERNVHNNLRITRILKSLGELGFEHYQAPLVRFFLEETLVKKNLGSVKRSVLDYFLFAVRNKMERKDLVFYAYQHYEPKDKFVWCPKKIQKQLKVKAAGSRDGVEEGRSQAKGREAETGASPKDEKDTPEDGTLPQKEPEDASALIVPPKPELKSLGDGNSNDNDDMDHSDSADPDSGKGESDMEGGLKDGSRAKYTIQETALVPETECEKPLKKKREGDSETLSNRPTGDLTNGQAAILNTVPPNDTLSDQTCLSEAPPVKAATEGSSKGSPSLLSEPGEKIPRTDFTSVPEEGMAVQPVASLETLEKAGGDQTNGKDVEKMDVESNTPNSEQDMGLLNI; translated from the exons ATGGAGGACGATTTCGTCTGCGATTATGATTCGACCTGGGAAAGCGATGGGGACGACCCCGGAGAAAACCAAACGCGTCGCTCAAACCAGGAAAAAACGAAATCTTGGCTG TGGCTCAACACTTCCTCAAGAAACATGCGAGCGGCAAAGGATATGCAGAACTACAGGCGAGGTTATCCT AATCTTAAAGATGAGGAATGCCCAGAAGACAGAATGATTAATTTGAAATTTTATCTAAATGAATATCGCTCTTCTCCTGATG ATATTTCAATTGATTCATTTCTAAAAGAGTGGAAGACGGACTATAAGAGGTTGGAAAGAGTTCACTCCTACATTCAGTG GCTTTTTCCTCTGCGTGAGCCGGGAGTGAACAACATGGCTTCTGAGCTGACCTTGAACGAGATCCAG GCCTTCAAGAAGAATACTGATGCCACACGAAGGCTGGTGGAATCTTATGAACTTATGCTGGGCTTTTATGGCATCAGGCTGGTCAACCAAGACACTGGTGAAGTAGAGCGTGCTGAAAACTGGAAAGAAAGATTTCATAATCTTGAACG TAACGTACACAACAACCTGCGCATTACTCGCATCCTGAAGAGCCTGGGAGAGCTGGGCTTTGAGCACTACCAGGCTCCACTGGTACGCTTCTTCCTGGAGGAGACACTGGTCAAGAAGAACCTCGGTAGTGTCAAGCGCAGCGTGCTTGactacttcctgtttgctgttcGTAACAAGATGGAGCGTAAAGATCTGGTGTTTTATGCCTACCAGCATTATGAGCCTAAGGACAAGTTTGTCTGGTGCCCCAAAAAGATTCAGAAACAGTTAAAGGTTAAGGCTGCAGGGTCCAGAGATGGAGTGGAGGAAGGTCGCTCACAGGCTAAAGGAAGAGAAGCAGAGACCGGAGCATCTCCTAAGGATGAAAAAGACACGCCAGAGGATGGCACGCTCCCTCAGAAGGAACCTGAAGACGCAAGTGCATTGATTGTCCCTCCCAAACCAGAGTTGAAATCTCTGGGAGATGGTAACAGCAATGATAATGATGACATGGACCACTCTGACAGCGCAGACCCTGATTCTGGAAAAGGGGAGAGTGATATGGAGGGAGGACTGAAAGATGGCAGTCGGGCAAAGTACACTATCCAAGAGACTGCTCTAGTCCCAGAAACGGAGTGTGAAAAACCATTGAAGAAGAAACGGGAAGGTGACAGTGAGACTCTCAGCAACAGACCTACAGGGGACCTCACCAATGGGCAGGCGGCCATCCTCAACACAGTCCCCCCCAATGACACACTTTCTGATCAGACATGCCTGTCTGAAGCACCACCCGTCAAAGCTGCCACTGAAGGTTCCTCTAAaggttctccctcccttttgtcAGAACCAGGGGAGAAAATCCCTCGCACTGACTTCACATCTGTTCCTGAGGAGGGGATGGCAGTACAGCCAGTAGCGAGTCTGGAAACCCTTGAGAAAGCTGGTGGTGACCAGACAAATGGAAAAGATGTGGAGAAGATGGATGTGGAATCCAACACTCCAAACTCAGAACAAGACATGGGACTCCTGAATATATAA